A genomic window from Candidatus Omnitrophota bacterium includes:
- a CDS encoding Gfo/Idh/MocA family oxidoreductase gives MQLTEEQKFIGRRNFLKAVATLPPLAGFAYTATNAGPVKAAIIGTGMEGRVLITNSTPKYMYLIGSYDIRPDNMKLGLDAIKQSGHSPNPKAYESYDQMLEDTEVEAILIASPLKYHGPMAIRALEAGKHVFTEKTMAFEVEECAKAVQIAREKNLNLQVGHQRFYNPLYWDAYRMFAEGLLGNVYHIRGLWHRNTDWNYWIHVNPDLKQELLAMDPTKYGYKDIQQLVNWRWYSPVSRGMWTELASHQLAITNWFFGDEAPIAVQASGGKCKSQLDQDMLPDYTSIGDEAKRAEHRGYTVDDRDVDDHIYAIYEYSNKRTVTYSAIQSNRFDNYYEQIMGTRATIILSNENETYLFWESGWDETKSKKAGQETKVEIAKEDAAGAAFQAHNTGGAATGGGGSASFSPYDPYRWELEGFAHTIRTGAPNLCDGVRGTLAALACIRGQEALASGQKVKIERPAGI, from the coding sequence ATGCAGTTAACAGAAGAACAGAAATTTATCGGCAGACGTAATTTTCTCAAGGCGGTTGCTACGCTGCCTCCTCTCGCGGGTTTCGCTTATACCGCCACTAATGCGGGACCGGTCAAAGCCGCCATTATCGGAACCGGCATGGAAGGCCGCGTTCTCATCACCAACTCCACGCCGAAATATATGTATTTGATCGGTTCATACGACATCCGCCCCGACAATATGAAACTGGGGCTGGATGCTATTAAGCAATCCGGCCATTCCCCCAATCCCAAAGCTTACGAATCCTACGATCAGATGCTCGAGGATACTGAAGTGGAAGCCATTTTGATCGCTTCGCCTTTGAAATATCACGGGCCGATGGCGATCAGAGCCTTGGAAGCCGGAAAGCACGTCTTCACGGAGAAGACAATGGCGTTCGAAGTCGAGGAATGCGCGAAAGCGGTTCAAATCGCCCGCGAGAAGAATCTCAATCTGCAAGTAGGCCATCAACGCTTTTACAATCCGTTATATTGGGACGCCTACCGCATGTTCGCTGAAGGCTTATTGGGCAACGTATATCACATTCGCGGATTGTGGCATCGCAATACGGACTGGAACTATTGGATTCACGTCAATCCCGATTTGAAACAAGAACTTTTAGCTATGGATCCTACGAAATACGGATATAAAGACATCCAGCAGCTTGTCAACTGGCGCTGGTATTCTCCCGTATCTCGCGGAATGTGGACGGAATTGGCCAGCCATCAACTCGCTATTACCAACTGGTTCTTCGGCGACGAGGCTCCCATAGCCGTCCAGGCTTCCGGCGGCAAATGCAAATCGCAGTTGGATCAGGATATGCTACCGGATTACACCTCCATCGGCGACGAAGCCAAACGGGCGGAGCATCGCGGCTATACGGTGGACGACCGCGACGTAGACGATCACATCTATGCCATTTACGAGTATAGCAACAAACGAACGGTTACGTATTCCGCCATTCAAAGCAACCGTTTCGACAACTACTACGAGCAGATCATGGGAACCCGCGCCACTATCATTCTCAGCAACGAAAATGAAACCTATCTCTTCTGGGAAAGCGGCTGGGATGAGACCAAATCCAAAAAAGCGGGCCAAGAGACTAAGGTCGAAATTGCGAAAGAAGACGCCGCCGGAGCCGCTTTCCAAGCGCACAATACGGGCGGAGCGGCGACGGGCGGCGGCGGATCGGCCAGTTTCTCCCCCTACGATCCTTACCGTTGGGAACTCGAAGGCTTTGCCCATACGATTCGCACCGGTGCGCCGAACCTCTGCGACGGCGTGCGGGGTACGCTAGCCGCTCTGGCGTGCATCCGCGGACAAGAAGCCCTCGCTTCGGGACAGAAAGTCAAGATCGAACGTCCAGCAGGGATTTGA
- a CDS encoding DoxX family membrane protein codes for MSNKEPRYRLTCAQQFFFVLLRIGIGWHFLREGWVKLAHPTWSAAPYLTGSWGPFSPYFNQMAANESLMAFTNFMMPWAIFLVGLGLMLGLFTRLSCLVGVVLLTMFYCAAPPFDLTFVTPETMKAAISASASPWIQYESWLHHAQWAGKMMIGNEGNYLIVNKNLVELLALLALLTINTGQIVGFDPYIRQFLRRHKTVAGPDAEQLQPVQ; via the coding sequence GTGTCAAACAAAGAACCGCGATATCGTCTGACATGCGCGCAGCAATTTTTCTTCGTCTTGCTGCGAATCGGGATCGGCTGGCATTTTCTGCGCGAGGGCTGGGTAAAACTCGCGCATCCCACATGGTCGGCCGCGCCCTATTTGACGGGGTCTTGGGGCCCGTTTTCTCCTTATTTCAACCAGATGGCGGCTAACGAGAGTTTGATGGCGTTCACGAATTTCATGATGCCGTGGGCGATATTTCTTGTGGGTCTGGGATTGATGCTGGGCTTGTTTACCCGCTTGTCCTGCTTGGTCGGCGTTGTTTTGCTGACTATGTTTTATTGCGCCGCGCCGCCGTTCGATCTTACATTCGTAACGCCGGAAACCATGAAGGCGGCTATCTCCGCCAGCGCGTCTCCTTGGATTCAGTACGAATCCTGGCTGCATCATGCCCAATGGGCGGGGAAAATGATGATCGGCAACGAAGGAAATTACTTGATCGTCAATAAGAACTTAGTGGAATTATTGGCGCTATTAGCTTTGCTTACGATCAATACCGGCCAAATCGTCGGATTCGATCCGTATATCCGTCAATTCCTCCGCCGCCATAAAACCGTCGCCGGCCCCGATGCGGAACAGTTACAGCCGGTTCAGTAA
- a CDS encoding FAD:protein FMN transferase — protein sequence MRRAMPTNRRSFFSEGFKKLAGQAAEALDLKNPLAFLGLDRSYVRMRREAMASHFEVIFGTYEKAQARETGMYVLDEIDRFDYLLNIWRGRSELKEVNERAALEPVPVGEEIAEMVKLAKRIHRETEGAFDITTTPLSRCWGFFQRKGVIPHPEDIEAAKKRIGMDGIALDEERKTIQFTKPDIEITPASIGKGLALDHAMKIARDRGLKDVLLNGGFSSVLASGAPAWKESWQIDVRNPFDCERPIARLQLKNQGFSSSGSEEQFFLHEGKRYGHIIDPRTGWPSCKVFSVSVVAPTAALAEALSTAFCVMGVEKTLEYCENRKDKDIGAILIPMPDDKGRSEIIASNFNTDCVEVLIKSCQTKNRDIV from the coding sequence TTGAGACGCGCCATGCCTACCAACCGGAGAAGTTTTTTCAGCGAAGGGTTTAAAAAACTCGCCGGGCAAGCCGCCGAAGCGCTCGATTTAAAAAATCCCCTCGCGTTTCTTGGACTCGACCGGTCTTACGTCCGCATGAGACGGGAAGCGATGGCGAGCCATTTCGAAGTGATATTCGGGACCTATGAAAAAGCGCAAGCCCGCGAGACGGGGATGTACGTTCTCGACGAAATCGACCGTTTCGACTATTTGCTGAACATCTGGCGGGGAAGAAGCGAGCTGAAAGAGGTCAACGAAAGAGCGGCTCTCGAACCGGTTCCGGTAGGCGAGGAAATCGCCGAGATGGTGAAGCTTGCCAAACGCATCCATCGGGAGACGGAAGGGGCGTTCGACATCACAACGACGCCGTTGTCCCGCTGTTGGGGTTTTTTTCAAAGAAAAGGAGTCATCCCTCATCCCGAAGACATCGAAGCGGCGAAAAAGCGGATCGGCATGGATGGCATTGCGTTGGACGAAGAGAGGAAGACGATCCAGTTTACGAAGCCGGATATCGAAATCACTCCCGCCAGCATCGGCAAAGGCCTCGCATTGGATCACGCCATGAAAATCGCGCGGGATCGCGGATTGAAAGACGTTCTCCTCAACGGCGGATTCAGCAGCGTGCTGGCTTCCGGAGCGCCCGCCTGGAAGGAGTCCTGGCAAATCGACGTCCGCAATCCCTTCGACTGCGAGCGTCCTATCGCCCGATTGCAATTGAAAAACCAAGGCTTTTCCTCCTCGGGAAGCGAAGAGCAATTTTTTTTGCATGAGGGGAAACGGTACGGCCATATCATCGATCCCCGCACCGGTTGGCCGTCTTGCAAGGTATTCAGCGTGAGCGTCGTGGCGCCGACCGCCGCTTTGGCGGAGGCTCTTTCGACGGCTTTTTGCGTGATGGGGGTTGAGAAAACTCTCGAATATTGTGAAAATCGTAAGGATAAGGATATAGGCGCGATTTTGATACCGATGCCGGACGATAAGGGCCGCTCGGAAATTATTGCGTCCAATTTCAACACAGATTGCGTGGAGGTATTGATAAAATCGTGTCAAACAAAGAACCGCGATATCGTCTGA
- a CDS encoding DUF362 domain-containing protein, whose translation MNPIVAIERCDSYRLSAVRGAVENALAPLGGMPAFVKRGDRVLLKPNLLFAKPAEMAVTTHPALVEAVALMVLDCGGIPVIGDSPPMTSALRAARACGVAAAAQRCGVEIVEFRHPASVFRRQPILTAGVAVPQMEKSLLEMDVIINLPKFKSHQQMLLTCAVKNLYGCVVARRKAFWHFRLRRNPLLFAEMLLALLERISPELTIVDAVVGMEGNGPGHGQPKPIGLILAGRNAIAIDRVAAEIVNIPWKEHFVLNAAEHLGFDGVDLKNIRVEGLPLDEARVEAFQIPDLSPIGFSIAHLIKGLIKYIRYRLVSKTKSVH comes from the coding sequence ATGAATCCTATCGTTGCGATCGAACGATGCGATAGCTATCGATTGTCCGCCGTGCGCGGCGCTGTGGAAAACGCTTTGGCGCCCTTGGGCGGGATGCCCGCCTTCGTAAAGCGCGGCGATCGCGTATTGTTGAAACCCAATCTGCTTTTCGCCAAACCGGCGGAAATGGCGGTAACCACTCACCCGGCGCTGGTGGAAGCCGTCGCTTTGATGGTCTTGGACTGCGGAGGAATTCCCGTCATTGGCGACAGCCCCCCTATGACAAGCGCCCTCCGCGCCGCGCGCGCCTGCGGCGTCGCCGCCGCCGCCCAGCGTTGCGGCGTTGAAATTGTCGAATTCCGCCATCCCGCTTCCGTTTTCCGCCGTCAACCGATTCTTACGGCAGGCGTCGCCGTTCCCCAGATGGAAAAAAGTCTGTTGGAAATGGACGTCATTATCAACCTTCCCAAATTCAAAAGCCATCAGCAAATGCTTCTTACCTGCGCCGTTAAAAATCTCTACGGCTGCGTCGTCGCCCGCCGTAAAGCCTTTTGGCACTTCCGCCTGCGCCGGAATCCACTTCTCTTCGCCGAAATGCTTCTCGCCCTCCTGGAAAGAATCTCGCCGGAATTGACTATCGTAGATGCTGTCGTTGGCATGGAGGGAAATGGACCGGGACATGGCCAACCCAAACCGATAGGCCTAATCCTCGCCGGACGAAACGCCATTGCGATCGATCGAGTCGCCGCAGAAATCGTCAACATCCCTTGGAAGGAACATTTCGTGTTGAACGCCGCCGAACATTTGGGATTCGACGGCGTCGATCTAAAAAATATTCGAGTGGAAGGTCTTCCCTTAGATGAGGCTCGCGTGGAAGCGTTCCAAATCCCCGATCTTTCTCCCATCGGTTTTTCCATCGCTCACTTGATAAAGGGATTGATAAAGTATATTAGATATCGTCTAGTTTCCAAAACCAAAAGCGTTCATTGA
- a CDS encoding response regulator, translated as MQEGTILIVDDEEMIRDLLVDMLTESGNYRIFTAVNGKEALDIAFREEVDLVLTDLRMPVMGGMELLAELRKRQPEIAVVILTGFGRREDVIEALRLGASNFLMKPQEVEMINTIASKILRMRFKEKLEQRIFDYFVEEDQLYYIPSDPKFTLPLIDLITEKIAKIGICDQSELMNTRLALDEALTNAIVHGNLEIDSNSKGATLEELIQFNELVKTKISLEPYCSRIVKVGARMTKKKAVFTIEDEGKGFDWKETTIDKEIDEMLVNHGRGLILIRAFMSQVDFNEKGNQITMIKEKSD; from the coding sequence ATGCAAGAAGGAACCATTTTGATCGTTGACGACGAGGAAATGATCCGCGATCTCCTTGTCGATATGCTTACCGAATCGGGCAACTATCGCATTTTCACAGCCGTCAATGGCAAGGAAGCTCTCGATATCGCCTTTCGGGAAGAAGTGGATTTAGTTCTGACCGACTTGCGGATGCCGGTTATGGGCGGGATGGAGTTGCTGGCGGAATTGCGCAAACGCCAGCCGGAAATCGCCGTCGTCATCCTCACCGGATTCGGACGGCGGGAAGACGTCATCGAAGCCTTGCGGCTTGGCGCTTCCAATTTTCTCATGAAGCCGCAAGAAGTGGAGATGATTAACACCATTGCTTCCAAAATTCTCCGAATGCGGTTCAAAGAGAAATTGGAACAGCGAATTTTCGATTATTTCGTAGAAGAAGATCAGCTTTACTACATTCCCAGCGATCCTAAATTCACATTGCCCCTCATCGATCTCATTACGGAAAAAATCGCCAAGATCGGCATCTGCGACCAATCCGAATTGATGAATACCCGCCTAGCGCTCGATGAAGCCCTGACCAACGCCATCGTTCACGGCAATCTGGAAATCGACTCCAACTCCAAAGGCGCCACGCTGGAAGAATTGATTCAATTCAACGAACTCGTCAAAACCAAAATCTCGCTTGAGCCATACTGTTCCCGCATCGTGAAAGTTGGCGCCCGCATGACGAAAAAAAAAGCCGTCTTTACCATCGAAGACGAAGGCAAGGGATTCGACTGGAAAGAGACCACAATCGACAAGGAAATCGACGAAATGCTCGTCAACCATGGCCGAGGATTAATTCTGATCCGTGCTTTTATGTCCCAGGTCGATTTTAACGAAAAAGGGAACCAGATTACGATGATTAAAGAAAAATCCGATTGA
- a CDS encoding ATP-binding cassette domain-containing protein translates to MIVAENLKKVFSRVTAIDDVSFEMAEGEILGFLGPNGAGKTTTMRILTGYSPPTSGRAIVGGHDVRTAPLEVRKIIGYLPENTPLYLDMDVLSYLGFVAQVKNIAPGDRAASIREAMDETGISDVAQRTVGKLSKGYRQRVGLAQALLGNPKVLILDEPTVGLDPNQIREIRQLIKNMSGKRTVILSTHILPEVSMICDRVLIIHEGRIVASDAVGELSRRLAKSTIIRLVLRAPSSEINDALSDLKGVQKIESSELPDRGFCQVMIEANPQFDIRPDIVNRVAGRGWPLYEIRSMDPTLEDIFVEIIAGENKEA, encoded by the coding sequence ATGATTGTTGCAGAAAATTTAAAAAAAGTATTCAGCCGCGTCACTGCCATCGACGACGTATCGTTCGAAATGGCCGAAGGGGAAATTCTCGGTTTCCTCGGACCGAACGGCGCGGGAAAGACGACGACCATGAGGATTCTCACCGGCTATTCCCCCCCCACCAGCGGGCGGGCGATCGTCGGCGGCCATGATGTGCGCACCGCGCCGCTGGAAGTGAGAAAAATCATCGGTTATCTTCCGGAAAACACCCCGCTCTACCTGGATATGGACGTCCTCAGTTATCTCGGCTTCGTCGCCCAGGTGAAAAACATCGCGCCCGGCGACCGCGCCGCTTCCATCCGCGAAGCGATGGACGAAACGGGAATTTCGGACGTAGCCCAACGCACCGTGGGAAAATTATCCAAGGGATACCGCCAGCGGGTGGGACTCGCCCAAGCCTTGTTGGGAAATCCTAAAGTGCTGATTCTCGACGAACCCACCGTCGGTCTCGATCCCAACCAGATTCGCGAAATCCGCCAGCTGATTAAAAACATGTCCGGCAAGCGCACCGTCATTTTGTCCACCCACATTTTGCCGGAAGTCAGCATGATTTGCGACCGCGTGCTCATCATTCACGAAGGCCGCATCGTGGCGTCCGACGCCGTCGGCGAACTGTCGCGGCGCCTCGCCAAATCCACCATCATCCGCCTGGTGCTGCGGGCGCCCAGCAGCGAGATCAACGACGCCCTCTCCGATTTAAAAGGCGTTCAGAAGATCGAAAGTTCCGAATTGCCGGATCGCGGATTCTGCCAGGTCATGATCGAAGCCAATCCGCAATTCGACATCCGTCCCGACATCGTCAACCGGGTCGCCGGCCGCGGTTGGCCTTTATACGAAATCCGTTCGATGGATCCCACGCTGGAAGACATCTTCGTGGAAATCATCGCCGGCGAAAATAAGGAGGCGTGA
- a CDS encoding ABC transporter permease — protein sequence MKNAWAIYKRELRAYFFSPLAYVMYVLFLVVCAVFFNMYFSMYIRWSQMAMMQRQMGAPQLPNYTETVLLGITGVMTFILLFIVPMISMRLFAEEKKLGTLELLFTYPIKDIEVLMGKFLAALTVLIGMLTLTFVYVLLSNIVVADQTYIPAVLASYLGVLLVGSAFLSLGIFASALTENQIVAGMVSFTSLLVLWMIGFVDEIQPNTFLGKICNEISVYAHFDEFGKGVITTGHAAYYILFSVFFLFFTLRILESNRWRG from the coding sequence ATGAAAAACGCTTGGGCCATCTACAAACGCGAGCTGCGCGCCTACTTCTTTTCGCCTCTCGCCTACGTCATGTACGTTCTCTTCCTCGTCGTCTGCGCCGTCTTCTTTAACATGTACTTCTCCATGTACATCCGTTGGAGCCAAATGGCCATGATGCAGCGGCAGATGGGAGCGCCCCAGCTGCCCAATTATACGGAAACGGTTCTCTTGGGCATCACCGGCGTGATGACTTTCATCCTGCTCTTCATCGTTCCCATGATCTCCATGCGCCTCTTTGCGGAAGAGAAAAAACTGGGCACTCTCGAATTGCTCTTTACCTATCCGATTAAAGATATCGAAGTTTTAATGGGCAAATTCCTCGCCGCTTTGACGGTGCTTATCGGAATGCTCACTCTCACCTTCGTTTACGTCCTTCTGTCCAATATCGTTGTGGCGGATCAAACGTACATTCCCGCCGTCCTCGCATCCTACCTGGGCGTGCTTTTGGTAGGATCCGCTTTTCTTTCGCTGGGCATCTTTGCCTCGGCGTTGACGGAGAACCAGATCGTCGCCGGCATGGTTTCCTTTACCTCCCTGCTAGTGCTGTGGATGATCGGCTTCGTCGATGAAATCCAACCGAATACGTTTTTGGGTAAAATTTGCAACGAGATTTCCGTTTACGCCCATTTCGACGAATTCGGCAAGGGAGTCATCACGACGGGGCACGCCGCCTATTACATCCTCTTCTCCGTTTTCTTTCTCTTTTTCACGCTGCGCATACTCGAATCCAACCGGTGGAGGGGATAA
- a CDS encoding Gldg family protein, which translates to MSSKNNVLGILGIVLAALGLLVWVIRMELVAYAAAPLALGGVLILIYAAMNINFLMEKLTGRAAMEGANMAVSIAVFLAIVIFLEMLFANHSARFDMTEAKKFSLADQTINMVKGLKEPIHALFLINPQTPRQTEQAKDLLALYAFYSNQFTYELLDPEKNPEKVEKLAPVTLGAIYVSAKEERREKVDPVNENTLTNALMKLIKTSQKVIYFTTGHTERSISSEEEEGISGIKQLIEEEGYKVQELQLFNTGEVPNDAAMVVIVRPKTPFFEPEITALQNYLSYGGKLIALIDPETNSGLEKFLDENYGVVLGNDWIVENNKMLQLFGGSPIAPLIAELGDHEITRAFGNSVPGIVFPIVRSVTPKSPLPEGVNVTELVKTSKMSWAETNIKKLMDEKQALLDEGEDKAGPVAIAVAVTMPAKVKIAEVTEEKKTDAENPEEKKEEPETRLIVFGDSDFINNQQYMRGLDLLMNSLNWLSKQEDMISIRPKDDKGEAIIVTPVQANLVFYTSLVALPSCVAIFGFVICLMKRFRG; encoded by the coding sequence ATGTCATCCAAAAATAACGTTTTAGGAATTTTAGGAATCGTTCTCGCCGCTCTTGGATTGCTCGTCTGGGTTATCCGTATGGAACTGGTCGCCTACGCCGCGGCGCCGCTGGCGCTGGGCGGCGTCCTGATCCTGATTTACGCCGCTATGAACATCAATTTTCTTATGGAAAAACTCACAGGCCGCGCCGCGATGGAAGGCGCCAACATGGCTGTCTCCATCGCCGTCTTCCTGGCCATCGTGATTTTCCTGGAAATGCTTTTCGCCAATCACAGCGCCCGCTTCGATATGACGGAAGCGAAAAAATTCAGCCTGGCGGATCAGACTATCAACATGGTGAAGGGATTGAAAGAGCCGATTCACGCTTTGTTCCTTATCAATCCCCAAACTCCCCGCCAGACCGAACAGGCGAAAGACCTCCTTGCGTTATACGCCTTCTATTCGAATCAATTCACCTATGAACTGCTCGATCCGGAAAAGAATCCGGAAAAAGTGGAAAAATTGGCGCCCGTCACGTTAGGCGCCATCTACGTCAGCGCCAAGGAAGAACGCCGGGAAAAAGTCGATCCCGTCAACGAAAATACGCTTACCAACGCCTTGATGAAACTGATCAAAACCAGCCAGAAAGTGATCTATTTCACGACGGGCCATACCGAACGCTCCATTTCCAGCGAAGAGGAGGAAGGCATCAGCGGCATCAAGCAATTGATCGAAGAAGAAGGCTACAAAGTGCAAGAGCTGCAACTCTTCAATACCGGCGAAGTTCCCAACGACGCCGCCATGGTCGTCATCGTCCGCCCCAAGACGCCCTTCTTCGAACCGGAAATCACCGCCCTGCAGAACTATCTGAGTTATGGAGGCAAACTCATCGCCCTCATCGATCCGGAAACAAACTCCGGGTTGGAAAAGTTCCTGGACGAGAATTACGGCGTGGTTTTGGGCAACGATTGGATCGTGGAAAACAATAAAATGCTGCAACTCTTCGGCGGCAGCCCCATCGCTCCGCTCATCGCCGAACTGGGCGATCACGAAATCACTCGCGCCTTCGGCAACTCGGTTCCGGGCATCGTTTTTCCCATCGTCCGCAGCGTCACCCCGAAATCGCCCCTGCCGGAGGGCGTAAACGTTACGGAACTGGTTAAAACCAGCAAGATGAGCTGGGCGGAAACGAATATCAAGAAGTTGATGGATGAGAAGCAGGCGTTATTGGATGAGGGCGAGGACAAAGCCGGTCCCGTCGCCATCGCCGTCGCCGTCACCATGCCCGCCAAAGTGAAAATCGCCGAAGTCACGGAAGAGAAAAAGACGGATGCCGAAAATCCCGAGGAGAAAAAGGAAGAGCCGGAAACCCGCCTCATCGTCTTCGGCGATTCCGACTTTATCAACAATCAGCAATACATGCGCGGCTTGGATTTATTAATGAATTCCCTCAACTGGCTTAGCAAGCAGGAAGACATGATTTCCATTCGCCCCAAGGACGATAAGGGGGAAGCCATCATTGTCACGCCGGTTCAAGCCAATCTCGTCTTCTATACCTCCCTCGTCGCTCTGCCGAGTTGCGTCGCCATTTTCGGCTTCGTAATTTGCCTGATGAAGCGATTCCGCGGTTGA
- a CDS encoding DUF4340 domain-containing protein: protein MKRNLVLLVIAAVIALLYFWDVKRQEQKKELEEKDKEIIALKQDEVKEISIVNKEGTFKAVMDGENWRMVQPFETGGDKSAWDNIARSITDGQKQRVIDENPKDIGVFGLKEPTLQVTVSGVNGATASTLLFGKATPTSGKYYALVKGSSEVVTVYSSMYTSGDKKLFDLRDKTIVDIDAAKVQRFEVDQPGLKLKADRKGEDEWTITEPVLARADSTKIQDMLSKIKNGKIKQFIDEHPDNLAAYELVQPATRLVFWTGEKANESSWSSRALLIGCTSTTDNVYAMREGQKNVFAIDPKDLDKVPYDVLSLRMKKISSLRSWDIKNVKVSAASETIFEATKSSGDWYLLPKEEGGKLAKAEYSPMMDFVREAVDLEIAQFLDDATKTADLSQPVLTIELKTDAKSETIALAGPKPSSDGISYYFGMRKEPDEVYALNQDKVEKIIQMAHSVKAEETPTPTPEPEKKAESTPKKE from the coding sequence ATGAAACGCAATCTCGTTCTGCTCGTTATCGCCGCCGTTATCGCCTTGCTCTATTTTTGGGATGTGAAACGGCAAGAACAAAAAAAAGAATTGGAAGAAAAAGATAAAGAGATTATCGCCTTGAAACAAGACGAGGTGAAAGAAATCTCCATCGTCAACAAGGAAGGAACTTTCAAGGCCGTCATGGACGGAGAAAATTGGCGTATGGTGCAGCCGTTCGAAACCGGCGGCGATAAAAGCGCCTGGGACAACATCGCCCGCAGCATCACCGACGGCCAAAAACAGCGCGTCATCGACGAAAATCCCAAAGACATCGGCGTCTTCGGCCTCAAGGAACCCACGCTGCAAGTTACGGTCTCCGGCGTCAACGGCGCCACGGCTTCTACGCTCCTTTTTGGGAAAGCCACTCCCACATCCGGAAAGTATTACGCCTTGGTGAAAGGAAGCAGCGAAGTCGTTACCGTCTACAGCAGCATGTATACCAGCGGTGACAAGAAACTCTTCGACCTGCGCGACAAAACCATCGTCGATATCGACGCGGCGAAAGTCCAACGGTTCGAAGTCGATCAACCCGGCCTAAAACTCAAAGCCGACCGCAAAGGCGAAGACGAATGGACGATCACCGAACCCGTTCTAGCCCGCGCCGATTCCACGAAGATTCAAGACATGCTTAGCAAAATCAAAAACGGCAAGATCAAGCAATTCATCGACGAGCATCCCGACAACTTGGCCGCCTACGAACTGGTGCAACCCGCCACCCGCCTGGTTTTCTGGACAGGCGAAAAGGCCAACGAATCCAGCTGGTCGTCCCGCGCTCTGCTCATTGGTTGCACCAGTACAACTGATAACGTATACGCCATGCGCGAAGGCCAGAAAAACGTCTTCGCCATCGATCCCAAAGACTTGGATAAAGTGCCCTACGACGTCCTTTCCCTGCGCATGAAGAAAATTTCTTCCCTGCGTTCGTGGGATATCAAAAACGTAAAGGTTTCCGCCGCCAGCGAAACCATTTTCGAAGCTACTAAATCCAGCGGCGATTGGTATCTGCTGCCCAAAGAAGAAGGCGGAAAACTGGCGAAAGCGGAATATTCCCCCATGATGGATTTCGTGCGGGAAGCCGTCGATCTGGAAATCGCACAATTTTTGGATGACGCAACGAAAACCGCCGATCTCAGCCAACCCGTTCTTACGATAGAACTCAAGACGGACGCCAAAAGCGAAACGATCGCGCTGGCGGGACCCAAACCCTCCAGCGACGGGATTTCTTATTACTTCGGCATGAGAAAAGAACCGGATGAGGTTTACGCTTTAAATCAGGATAAAGTGGAAAAAATCATCCAAATGGCGCACAGCGTAAAAGCGGAAGAGACGCCAACCCCCACGCCGGAACCGGAAAAAAAGGCGGAAAGTACGCCGAAAAAAGAATAA